A window of Haliscomenobacter hydrossis DSM 1100 contains these coding sequences:
- a CDS encoding glycosyltransferase family 4 protein, translating to MTPPKVLFSTLAIHLHAQQIALALNEVNHLGQWQTEGLDFFPSKTGRFLRKNIQRYLHGLDQQLNKRHLQVELPAEVVHNTWTWELARTAVKQLRRYPLLEDWLWEKSEYALDSRAAYQLKNNAYQAYLGTEFGSLASIRTAKQLGKKSILIFTSPHHETRKKWLNLVHDTHAHAITAQQKKLIQKSFERDQRRDEEAHQADFIHTSSMFTRQSLIDAGIEGAKIQVVPLGGPLPVPKENIRVHNDKIVKFICIGNLALHKGTHLILEAWQKLKPKQAELHFYGHSMLNSTFLKNLESSIFIHGFTPPTQLQAIYMAADALVFPTLCDGFGMVISEALACGCPVITTTNAGGADYIQSSQNGFVIPPGDVAAIQEKISWCLDNRAKLGEMRQLAWESAHTHTWAHFRAKFQQDIQTWLA from the coding sequence ATGACCCCTCCCAAGGTTTTATTTAGCACTTTAGCCATTCACCTACATGCTCAGCAGATTGCTCTTGCATTGAATGAGGTAAATCACCTTGGGCAGTGGCAAACTGAAGGTTTGGATTTTTTTCCCTCAAAAACTGGACGTTTTTTGCGCAAAAATATTCAACGCTATTTACACGGATTGGACCAGCAATTGAATAAACGCCACTTGCAAGTTGAACTCCCCGCTGAAGTTGTGCACAATACCTGGACCTGGGAGTTGGCACGTACAGCGGTGAAACAACTGCGGCGCTACCCTTTGCTTGAAGATTGGTTGTGGGAAAAAAGTGAATATGCGCTGGATAGTCGAGCAGCTTATCAATTAAAAAACAATGCTTACCAAGCATATTTAGGAACTGAGTTTGGCTCTCTTGCATCCATTCGCACAGCCAAACAGTTAGGAAAAAAGAGTATTTTAATCTTCACCAGTCCTCATCATGAAACACGGAAAAAATGGTTAAACTTGGTTCATGATACTCATGCTCACGCCATAACTGCACAACAAAAAAAACTTATTCAAAAAAGCTTTGAGCGAGACCAAAGACGGGATGAAGAAGCTCATCAAGCGGATTTTATTCACACTAGTTCAATGTTCACTCGCCAGTCTTTAATTGATGCTGGTATAGAAGGGGCTAAGATACAAGTAGTTCCTTTGGGCGGACCTTTGCCTGTGCCAAAAGAAAACATACGAGTCCATAATGATAAAATAGTAAAGTTTATCTGTATTGGAAATCTTGCTCTGCACAAAGGTACCCATCTGATCTTGGAAGCATGGCAAAAGTTGAAGCCTAAGCAGGCCGAGCTACATTTCTATGGCCACTCTATGCTAAATTCAACATTTTTAAAGAACTTAGAATCCTCCATTTTTATTCATGGTTTTACTCCACCAACTCAGCTTCAAGCTATTTATATGGCAGCAGATGCATTGGTCTTTCCAACTCTATGCGACGGATTTGGAATGGTCATTTCCGAGGCATTGGCCTGTGGATGTCCTGTCATTACAACTACCAATGCAGGTGGTGCGGATTACATTCAATCCAGCCAAAATGGTTTTGTAATTCCCCCAGGAGATGTGGCGGCCATTCAAGAAAAAATCAGCTGGTGCCTGGACAATCGCGCAAAACTAGGTGAGATGCGCCAACTTGCCTGGGAGTCTGCTCATACCCACACTTGGGCGCACTTTCGAGCGAAGTTTCAGCAAGACATCCAAACTTGGCTAGCTTAG
- a CDS encoding glycosyltransferase family 1 protein yields the protein MSKICLVTPGHLHSNPRLRKEVLALKQTGYQVSVFAIQTLQELIPFDHNFVEANPEVEFHFLKATKRTTWDYLRIKTNMRKRLYTMLFRWQKSFSIKAFARFYVEQVRMVQTCKADLYIAHNLAALPVAAAVARYHCKPFAFDAEDFHRGEFEADSLEAHLIQFIEDKFIPKVAYLSAASPLIAEAYQQLYSPVTPIVINNVFALDQQPPAPKVTNKKGHGSLKLFWFSQTVGTNRGIQDVLNALKLLPDIPVQIGLLGSCDESTQLYFQSFIQSPQHQLEFFSQCTEQELIDLSAQYDIGLATEPGFSSNNDKALSNKIFTYLLAGNAILASNTNAQKHFMQFYSNIGASYPIGGLEEIAKYLRNWWAHYDELQNIRQAAWTLARQELNWDKEQICFLDVIKRTI from the coding sequence ATGAGTAAAATCTGTTTAGTCACTCCGGGGCATTTGCACAGTAATCCTCGCTTGCGTAAAGAAGTCCTTGCACTCAAACAAACCGGTTATCAGGTCTCGGTTTTTGCCATTCAGACCTTACAAGAGCTGATTCCATTTGACCATAACTTCGTTGAAGCAAATCCGGAAGTTGAATTTCATTTCCTAAAGGCCACCAAAAGAACTACTTGGGATTATCTACGGATTAAAACAAACATGCGCAAGCGGTTATACACAATGCTTTTTCGTTGGCAAAAGAGCTTTTCCATCAAGGCATTTGCTCGCTTTTATGTAGAACAAGTGCGAATGGTGCAAACCTGTAAGGCAGATTTGTATATTGCTCACAACCTGGCGGCCTTACCCGTAGCCGCAGCGGTTGCGCGGTACCATTGCAAGCCTTTCGCTTTTGATGCCGAGGATTTTCATCGGGGTGAATTCGAGGCGGATTCTCTGGAGGCCCATTTGATTCAATTCATAGAGGATAAATTTATCCCCAAGGTGGCCTATCTGAGTGCAGCCAGCCCCTTGATTGCCGAAGCTTATCAGCAATTGTACTCTCCCGTGACACCAATTGTGATCAATAATGTATTTGCCCTTGATCAACAACCCCCTGCTCCAAAAGTTACCAACAAAAAGGGGCATGGATCATTAAAACTGTTTTGGTTTTCACAAACTGTTGGCACCAATCGTGGTATTCAGGATGTGTTGAATGCTTTGAAATTACTACCAGATATTCCTGTTCAAATCGGTCTATTGGGTAGTTGCGATGAGAGTACACAGCTCTACTTTCAATCCTTTATTCAAAGCCCTCAACATCAATTGGAGTTTTTTAGTCAATGCACAGAACAAGAACTTATTGATCTATCCGCACAGTATGATATTGGACTGGCTACCGAGCCTGGTTTTTCCTCTAATAATGACAAAGCTTTATCTAATAAAATATTTACGTATCTCCTCGCAGGTAACGCAATCTTAGCCTCTAATACAAATGCACAAAAGCATTTTATGCAATTTTACTCAAATATTGGAGCCTCATATCCAATTGGTGGGCTTGAGGAGATAGCTAAGTACCTTCGTAATTGGTGGGCTCATTATGATGAACTTCAAAACATACGCCAGGCTGCCTGGACTTTGGCACGCCAAGAGTTGAATTGGGACAAAGAGCAAATATGTTTTCTGGATGTAATCAAACGTACAATTTGA
- a CDS encoding glycosyltransferase family 4 protein: MKRLAIVVTHPIQYYAPLFNKLTDQGKIQVKVFYTKPVENTHFDSGFNGLVQWDIPLLTGYEYEFQPAGNFKQNRNLIETLRSWQPSVILVFGWNFPGHLAVMRYFKNKIPVWFRGDSTLLNEKPGWHKILRRIVLKWVYRHVDCALYVGSHNKAYYSVHGLKEEQLVFMPHAIDNLRYAGDEGYDQEARIWRKNLGISTEDFVVAFVGKLEPIKNPRLLLQAVLELNKTSFKSESIKLLYIGSGILEKELKGQANNDSNVYFLGFQNQAKMPIAYRLGDIICLPSKSETWGLAVNEAMACGRPVIVSDQVGCAVNLVVSGKTGYIFKAGDVTDLKNILSKITKEELSEMGTAASKLIENWSFEKQIEAIIGQLKNG; this comes from the coding sequence ATGAAGAGATTAGCTATTGTTGTTACACACCCTATTCAGTATTATGCGCCACTATTCAATAAGCTTACTGATCAAGGTAAAATACAAGTTAAAGTTTTTTACACTAAGCCTGTGGAAAATACTCATTTTGATAGCGGGTTTAACGGCTTAGTTCAATGGGACATTCCTTTACTAACTGGATATGAATACGAATTTCAACCTGCAGGGAATTTTAAACAAAATCGAAATTTGATTGAGACATTGAGATCTTGGCAACCAAGTGTGATTTTAGTTTTTGGTTGGAATTTCCCCGGGCATTTAGCGGTGATGCGTTATTTTAAAAACAAAATTCCGGTTTGGTTTAGAGGAGACTCTACTTTGTTAAATGAAAAGCCTGGGTGGCATAAAATATTACGTAGAATAGTTTTGAAATGGGTATATCGACATGTTGACTGTGCATTATATGTTGGTAGTCACAACAAAGCTTATTACAGCGTTCATGGATTAAAAGAGGAACAGTTGGTCTTTATGCCCCATGCAATCGACAACCTGAGATATGCTGGTGATGAGGGCTACGATCAAGAAGCCAGAATCTGGCGAAAAAATTTAGGCATCAGCACTGAAGATTTCGTCGTTGCTTTTGTTGGCAAGCTTGAGCCCATAAAAAATCCTCGTCTTTTGCTTCAGGCTGTCCTAGAATTAAACAAAACCTCTTTTAAATCTGAGTCTATCAAATTACTCTATATCGGAAGTGGTATTCTAGAGAAAGAGCTGAAAGGACAAGCCAATAATGATTCAAATGTATATTTTCTAGGCTTTCAAAACCAGGCTAAAATGCCTATTGCTTATCGATTGGGGGATATCATTTGTTTACCCTCTAAAAGTGAAACCTGGGGTTTAGCGGTGAATGAAGCAATGGCCTGTGGGAGGCCTGTAATTGTGAGTGATCAAGTGGGATGCGCAGTAAATCTTGTGGTATCTGGTAAAACTGGCTATATTTTTAAGGCTGGTGATGTTACTGATTTGAAAAATATCCTTAGCAAAATTACCAAAGAGGAATTGAGCGAAATGGGAACAGCGGCTAGTAAGTTGATTGAAAATTGGAGCTTTGAAAAGCAAATCGAAGCCATAATTGGGCAATTGAAAAATGGCTAA
- a CDS encoding acyltransferase family protein, with translation MAKRIHLLDSLRGIAAMLVVFHHVFVNNSEKFEDGLRNHTFILVVCRFLSDLNHLAVLFFFVLSGFAIALANRNIDLSTKDGINCYLYRRFRRILPLYWLAIIFTALIGIITGMSWLNSSYSFLNLLGNIFFLQTPIGISNAWFSPFGQNGPLWSLSYEMFFYLFFPIYFFIHISLFKLEQKSVLTYALPISIAISLASLALNQIIFIPFLVFLAQFPVWLGGYYLGQIYSNQVKFDRGIFAPTLGMLFLFFLNLYLNSTTISTLTQAWFIFIIPGYFIHNLSFSQKTAGLKQFNFNTFKSIGDGSYAIYLMHYPLLQLLKKLNCSLSIHFFCIAIFVYAIIRLEKKMASIPFKMFKQNYVP, from the coding sequence ATGGCTAAAAGAATTCATTTACTGGATAGTTTGAGAGGCATCGCTGCCATGCTTGTTGTATTCCATCATGTTTTTGTGAATAACAGTGAAAAATTTGAGGATGGATTAAGAAATCATACTTTCATTCTTGTTGTTTGCCGGTTTTTGTCCGACCTTAACCATTTAGCAGTACTTTTCTTTTTTGTTTTATCTGGTTTTGCAATTGCTTTGGCGAATAGGAATATAGACCTGAGCACCAAAGATGGAATAAACTGCTACCTATATCGCCGATTCAGACGTATTCTACCCTTATATTGGCTTGCAATTATTTTTACCGCTTTAATAGGCATAATTACTGGCATGTCTTGGCTAAATAGCAGCTATTCTTTTTTAAATTTATTGGGCAACATATTTTTTTTGCAAACACCAATAGGGATAAGTAACGCTTGGTTTTCTCCTTTTGGACAAAATGGTCCACTGTGGTCGCTATCTTATGAAATGTTTTTTTATTTATTTTTTCCAATTTATTTTTTTATACATATTTCGTTGTTTAAACTGGAACAGAAATCTGTACTTACCTATGCATTGCCGATTAGCATTGCTATCAGTTTAGCTTCACTAGCATTGAATCAAATAATATTTATACCCTTCCTAGTGTTTTTGGCTCAATTTCCAGTTTGGCTCGGTGGCTATTATTTGGGTCAGATATATTCAAACCAAGTGAAATTTGATAGAGGTATATTTGCGCCAACGTTAGGAATGCTGTTTTTGTTTTTTTTGAATTTATACTTAAACTCAACGACTATCAGTACTTTAACTCAAGCATGGTTTATATTCATAATTCCAGGATATTTTATCCATAATCTTTCGTTTTCACAGAAAACTGCTGGGTTAAAACAGTTTAATTTTAACACATTCAAAAGTATAGGAGATGGAAGCTACGCAATTTATTTAATGCATTATCCATTGTTACAACTTCTGAAGAAACTAAACTGCTCGCTTTCTATTCATTTTTTTTGCATAGCGATTTTTGTTTATGCTATAATAAGACTTGAGAAAAAAATGGCTTCAATTCCTTTTAAGATGTTTAAACAAAATTATGTCCCGTAA
- a CDS encoding GDSL-type esterase/lipase family protein has translation MSRKFKIFLYGLTCVNLIFVSIIAIKLLNRYYKREWIVIHADMMESISPSKVYFIGDSQMDNLCGLKQDAKKIRCITAPGISILQLKELLEKGNRKVSPSKVFILLGINDLRSGSTVEHALKSYESMLQTCQKKFPQSTCYLISLLPIIESVPINNGLKNASIVKFNHGVKGFAQTKGIYYLPIYELISRGDSLPMEYTFDGLHLNSLGNTLLYQAIYGFANF, from the coding sequence ATGTCCCGTAAATTCAAAATATTCCTTTATGGTCTAACTTGTGTCAATTTGATTTTTGTAAGTATTATAGCTATCAAATTATTAAATCGATATTACAAACGAGAATGGATAGTTATCCATGCCGATATGATGGAGAGTATAAGTCCATCAAAAGTTTACTTTATTGGAGATAGCCAAATGGATAATCTTTGTGGGTTAAAACAAGATGCTAAGAAGATCAGATGTATTACTGCTCCAGGTATAAGTATCCTTCAACTAAAGGAATTATTGGAAAAAGGTAATCGAAAAGTGTCCCCCAGTAAAGTTTTTATACTTCTGGGTATTAACGATTTAAGAAGTGGCAGTACAGTTGAACATGCCTTAAAAAGTTATGAAAGCATGCTTCAAACCTGCCAGAAAAAATTCCCTCAAAGCACCTGCTATTTAATTAGCCTATTGCCGATTATTGAATCTGTTCCCATTAATAATGGCCTTAAAAATGCATCAATTGTAAAGTTTAACCATGGAGTGAAAGGGTTTGCTCAAACTAAGGGTATTTATTATCTCCCTATCTACGAATTGATTAGTCGAGGGGATTCGCTTCCAATGGAATACACTTTTGATGGGCTTCACTTGAATTCCTTAGGGAATACATTGCTTTATCAAGCCATATATGGATTTGCAAATTTCTAA